One region of Sebastes fasciatus isolate fSebFas1 chromosome 1, fSebFas1.pri, whole genome shotgun sequence genomic DNA includes:
- the ptpra gene encoding receptor-type tyrosine-protein phosphatase alpha isoform X1 produces MPTSLLQGRMGVCPLLLLLGVALGASAQDHVPITSPPNITVKPTDPPVAPSLNFTTGPPTTLAPTVIPVTTITTTTTTTSPAGEGDAQPAGPDGTGRLLPVPAPSPEAPTDAPQAPPSTEPPPPPTPAGGDNENTALPPETPSPDYSEGDEVTEDTLATTESGMGFTSDTSPHDNNQSDDMPIIAVMVALSSLLVIIFIIIILYMLRFKKYKQAGSHSNSFRLTNGRSDDTELQSVPLLARSPSTNRKYPPLPVDKLEEEMNRRMADDNKLFREEFNALPVCPIQASCDAASKEENKEKNRYVNILPYDHSRVHLSSLEGVPDSDFINASFINGYQEKNKFIAAQGPKEETVNDYWRMIWEQNTATIVMVTNLKERKEGNGGKGRNCGPEESKSHICKCAQYWPDQGCWTYGNIRVSVEDTMVLVDYTIRKFCIQQVGDVSGKKPQRLVTQFHFTSWPDFGVPFTPIGMLKFLKKVKNYNPQYAGAIVVHCSAGVGRTGTFIVIDAMLDMMNTERKVDVFGFVTRIRAQRCQMVQTDMQYVFIFQALLEHYLYGDTELEVTSLESHLAKLYAPAPGAGCSGLEAEFKKLTSIKIQNDKMRTGNLPANMKKNRVLQIIPYEFNRVIIPVKRGEENTDYVNASFIDGYRQKDSYMASQGPLQHTIEDFWRMIWEWRSCSIVMLTELEERGQEKCAQYWPSDGLVVYGDIAIEIKREEESESYTVRDLLVTNNRENKARAVRQFHFHGWPEVGIPTDGKGMINIIAAVQKQQQQSGNHPITVHCSAGAGRTGTFCALSTVLERVKAEGILDVFQTVKSLRLQRPHMVQTLEQYEFCYKVVQEYIDAFSDYANFK; encoded by the exons ATGCCAACTTCGCTTCTTCAG GGCAGAATGGGTGTGTGTCCCCTGCTCCTGCTGCTCGGCGTCGCCCTCGGGGCCTCAGCCCAGGATCATGTCCCCATCACAA GTCCTCCAAATATCACTGTCAAACCCACAGACCCTCCTGTCGCACCCTCCCTCAACTTTACCACAGGCCCACccacaacgctcgcccccacagtcATCCCGGTGACGACaataacaaccacaacaacaaccacgaGCCCAGCTGGCGAGGGGGATGCACAACCAGCGGGTCCTGATGGCACCGGGCGGCTGTTACCGGTCCCGGCTCCCTCACCTGAAGCTCCCACCGATGCCCCTCAGGCACCGCCGAGCACCGagcctccccctcctcccacccCAGCGGGGGGAGACAACGAGAACACAGCCCTGCCTCCAGAAACCCCATCTCCAGATTATTCAGAAGGGGATGAAGTCACTGAGGACACGTTGGCCACCACAGAATCTGGGATGGGGTTCACCTCGGACACCAGCCCACACG ACAACAACCAGTCTGACGACATGCCGATCATAGCGGTCATGGTGGCCCTGTCCTCCCTGCTggtcatcatcttcatcatcatcatcctctacATGCTCAG GTTCAAGAAGTACAAGCAGGCGGGAAGCCATTCAAACTCCTTCAGACTGACCAATGGGAGATCAGATGACACAG AACTCCAGAGCGTCCCGCTATTGGCCCGGTCGCCCAGCACAAACAGGAAGTACCCGCCCCTTCCCGTCGACAAGCTCGAGGAAGAAATGAACCGCCGCATGGCCGATGACAACAAGCTCTTCAGGGAGGAGTTTAAC gcGCTGCCAGTCTGCCCCATCCAAGCATCATGTGACGCCGCTTCCAAGGAagagaataaagaaaagaacagaTACGTCAACATCCTGCCAT ACGATCACTCCAGGGTGCATCTCTCATCTCTGGAGGGAGTCCCAGACTCTGACTTCATCAACGCCTCCTTTATTAAC GGTTACCAAGAGAAGAATAAGTTTATTGCAGCTCAAG gacCGAAGGAGGAAACAGTAAATGACTACTGGCGGATGATCTGGGAGCAGAACACAGCCACCATCGTCATGGTGACCAATctgaaggagaggaaagag GGGAACGGGGGAAAAGGACGCAATTGCGGACCAGAGGAATCTAAAAGTCACATC TGTAAGTGTGCCCAGTACTGGCCGGACCAGGGCTGTTGGACATACGGGAACATCCGCGTGTCTGTGGAAGACACAATGGTTCTGGTGGACTACACCATCCGCAAGTTCTGCATCCAGCAG GTGGGAGATGTGTCTGGGAAGAAGCCTCAGCGGCTCGTCACCCAGTTCCACTTCACCAGCTGGCCGGACTTCGGGGTGCCCTTCACCCCGATCGGCATGCTCAAGTTCCTCAAGAAGGTCAAGAATTATAACCCGCAGTATGCCGGGGCCATCGTGGTCCACTGTAG TGCGGGCGTTGGGAGGACGGGTACCTTCATTGTGATTGATGCCATGTTGGACATGATGAACACTGAGAGGAAGGTGGACGTGTTCGGCTTCGTCACCAGGATCAGAGCCCAGCGCTGTCAGATGGTCCAGACCGAT ATGCAGTACGTGTTCATCTTCCAGGCGTTGTTAGAGCACTACCTGTACGGAGACACGGAGCTGGAGGTGACCTCTCTGGAGTCCCACCTGGCCAAACTCTACGCCCCCGCACCTGGAGCTGGCTGCAGTGGTCTGGAGGCTGAattcaag AAGCTGACATCAATCAAGATCCAGAACGACAAGATGAGAACAGGCAACCTGCCCGCCAACATGAAGAAGAACCGAGTCCTGCAGATCATTCCAT ACGAGTTCAACAGAGTGATCATTCCAGTCAAGCGAGGAGAGGAGAACACCGACTACGTCAATGCCTCTTTCATTGAC GGCTACCGCCAGAAGGACTCCTACATGGCGAGCCAGGGCCCGCTGCAGCACACCATCGAGGACTTCTGGAGGATGATCTGGGAGTGGAGGAGCTGCTCCATAGTCATGCTCACtgagctggaggagagagggcag GAAAAGTGTGCCCAGTACTGGCCCAGTGATGGACTGGTGGTCTACGGGGACATCGCCATTGAGAttaaaagggaggaggagagcgagAGCTACACGGTGCGTGACCTCCTGGTCACCAACAACAGG GAGAACAAGGCTCGAGCCGTGCGTCAGTTCCATTTCCACGGCTGGCCGGAGGTGGGCATCCCCACCGACGGTAAAGGCATGATCAACATAATTGCTGCGGTgcagaaacaacagcagcagtctGGCAACCACCCCATTACTGTGCACTGCAg tgctgGTGCCGGCCGGACGGGGACTTTCTGTGCGTTGAGTACAGTCCTGGAGAGGGTGAAGGCAGAGGGCATCCTGGATGTCTTCCAGACAGTCAAGAGCCTCAGACTGCAGAGACCACACATGGTGCAGACACTG GAGCAGTACGAGTTCTGCTACAAAGTGGTCCAGGAGTATATCGATGCCTTTTCTGACTACGCCAACTTCAAGTAG
- the ptpra gene encoding receptor-type tyrosine-protein phosphatase alpha isoform X2 produces MPTSLLQGRMGVCPLLLLLGVALGASAQDHVPITSPPNITVKPTDPPVAPSLNFTTGPPTTLAPTVIPVTTITTTTTTTSPAGEGDAQPAGPDGTGRLLPVPAPSPEAPTDAPQAPPSTEPPPPPTPAGGDNENTALPPETPSPDYSEGDEVTEDTLATTESGMGFTSDTSPHDNNQSDDMPIIAVMVALSSLLVIIFIIIILYMLRFKKYKQAGSHSNSFRLTNGRSDDTELQSVPLLARSPSTNRKYPPLPVDKLEEEMNRRMADDNKLFREEFNALPVCPIQASCDAASKEENKEKNRYVNILPYDHSRVHLSSLEGVPDSDFINASFINGYQEKNKFIAAQGPKEETVNDYWRMIWEQNTATIVMVTNLKERKEGNGGKGRNCGPEESKSHICKCAQYWPDQGCWTYGNIRVSVEDTMVLVDYTIRKFCIQQVGDVSGKKPQRLVTQFHFTSWPDFGVPFTPIGMLKFLKKVKNYNPQYAGAIVVHCSAGVGRTGTFIVIDAMLDMMNTERKVDVFGFVTRIRAQRCQMVQTDMQYVFIFQALLEHYLYGDTELEVTSLESHLAKLYAPAPGAGCSGLEAEFKLTSIKIQNDKMRTGNLPANMKKNRVLQIIPYEFNRVIIPVKRGEENTDYVNASFIDGYRQKDSYMASQGPLQHTIEDFWRMIWEWRSCSIVMLTELEERGQEKCAQYWPSDGLVVYGDIAIEIKREEESESYTVRDLLVTNNRENKARAVRQFHFHGWPEVGIPTDGKGMINIIAAVQKQQQQSGNHPITVHCSAGAGRTGTFCALSTVLERVKAEGILDVFQTVKSLRLQRPHMVQTLEQYEFCYKVVQEYIDAFSDYANFK; encoded by the exons ATGCCAACTTCGCTTCTTCAG GGCAGAATGGGTGTGTGTCCCCTGCTCCTGCTGCTCGGCGTCGCCCTCGGGGCCTCAGCCCAGGATCATGTCCCCATCACAA GTCCTCCAAATATCACTGTCAAACCCACAGACCCTCCTGTCGCACCCTCCCTCAACTTTACCACAGGCCCACccacaacgctcgcccccacagtcATCCCGGTGACGACaataacaaccacaacaacaaccacgaGCCCAGCTGGCGAGGGGGATGCACAACCAGCGGGTCCTGATGGCACCGGGCGGCTGTTACCGGTCCCGGCTCCCTCACCTGAAGCTCCCACCGATGCCCCTCAGGCACCGCCGAGCACCGagcctccccctcctcccacccCAGCGGGGGGAGACAACGAGAACACAGCCCTGCCTCCAGAAACCCCATCTCCAGATTATTCAGAAGGGGATGAAGTCACTGAGGACACGTTGGCCACCACAGAATCTGGGATGGGGTTCACCTCGGACACCAGCCCACACG ACAACAACCAGTCTGACGACATGCCGATCATAGCGGTCATGGTGGCCCTGTCCTCCCTGCTggtcatcatcttcatcatcatcatcctctacATGCTCAG GTTCAAGAAGTACAAGCAGGCGGGAAGCCATTCAAACTCCTTCAGACTGACCAATGGGAGATCAGATGACACAG AACTCCAGAGCGTCCCGCTATTGGCCCGGTCGCCCAGCACAAACAGGAAGTACCCGCCCCTTCCCGTCGACAAGCTCGAGGAAGAAATGAACCGCCGCATGGCCGATGACAACAAGCTCTTCAGGGAGGAGTTTAAC gcGCTGCCAGTCTGCCCCATCCAAGCATCATGTGACGCCGCTTCCAAGGAagagaataaagaaaagaacagaTACGTCAACATCCTGCCAT ACGATCACTCCAGGGTGCATCTCTCATCTCTGGAGGGAGTCCCAGACTCTGACTTCATCAACGCCTCCTTTATTAAC GGTTACCAAGAGAAGAATAAGTTTATTGCAGCTCAAG gacCGAAGGAGGAAACAGTAAATGACTACTGGCGGATGATCTGGGAGCAGAACACAGCCACCATCGTCATGGTGACCAATctgaaggagaggaaagag GGGAACGGGGGAAAAGGACGCAATTGCGGACCAGAGGAATCTAAAAGTCACATC TGTAAGTGTGCCCAGTACTGGCCGGACCAGGGCTGTTGGACATACGGGAACATCCGCGTGTCTGTGGAAGACACAATGGTTCTGGTGGACTACACCATCCGCAAGTTCTGCATCCAGCAG GTGGGAGATGTGTCTGGGAAGAAGCCTCAGCGGCTCGTCACCCAGTTCCACTTCACCAGCTGGCCGGACTTCGGGGTGCCCTTCACCCCGATCGGCATGCTCAAGTTCCTCAAGAAGGTCAAGAATTATAACCCGCAGTATGCCGGGGCCATCGTGGTCCACTGTAG TGCGGGCGTTGGGAGGACGGGTACCTTCATTGTGATTGATGCCATGTTGGACATGATGAACACTGAGAGGAAGGTGGACGTGTTCGGCTTCGTCACCAGGATCAGAGCCCAGCGCTGTCAGATGGTCCAGACCGAT ATGCAGTACGTGTTCATCTTCCAGGCGTTGTTAGAGCACTACCTGTACGGAGACACGGAGCTGGAGGTGACCTCTCTGGAGTCCCACCTGGCCAAACTCTACGCCCCCGCACCTGGAGCTGGCTGCAGTGGTCTGGAGGCTGAattcaag CTGACATCAATCAAGATCCAGAACGACAAGATGAGAACAGGCAACCTGCCCGCCAACATGAAGAAGAACCGAGTCCTGCAGATCATTCCAT ACGAGTTCAACAGAGTGATCATTCCAGTCAAGCGAGGAGAGGAGAACACCGACTACGTCAATGCCTCTTTCATTGAC GGCTACCGCCAGAAGGACTCCTACATGGCGAGCCAGGGCCCGCTGCAGCACACCATCGAGGACTTCTGGAGGATGATCTGGGAGTGGAGGAGCTGCTCCATAGTCATGCTCACtgagctggaggagagagggcag GAAAAGTGTGCCCAGTACTGGCCCAGTGATGGACTGGTGGTCTACGGGGACATCGCCATTGAGAttaaaagggaggaggagagcgagAGCTACACGGTGCGTGACCTCCTGGTCACCAACAACAGG GAGAACAAGGCTCGAGCCGTGCGTCAGTTCCATTTCCACGGCTGGCCGGAGGTGGGCATCCCCACCGACGGTAAAGGCATGATCAACATAATTGCTGCGGTgcagaaacaacagcagcagtctGGCAACCACCCCATTACTGTGCACTGCAg tgctgGTGCCGGCCGGACGGGGACTTTCTGTGCGTTGAGTACAGTCCTGGAGAGGGTGAAGGCAGAGGGCATCCTGGATGTCTTCCAGACAGTCAAGAGCCTCAGACTGCAGAGACCACACATGGTGCAGACACTG GAGCAGTACGAGTTCTGCTACAAAGTGGTCCAGGAGTATATCGATGCCTTTTCTGACTACGCCAACTTCAAGTAG
- the ptpra gene encoding receptor-type tyrosine-protein phosphatase alpha isoform X3: protein MPTSLLQGRMGVCPLLLLLGVALGASAQDHVPITSPPNITVKPTDPPVAPSLNFTTGPPTTLAPTVIPVTTITTTTTTTSPAGEGDAQPAGPDGTGRLLPVPAPSPEAPTDAPQAPPSTEPPPPPTPAGGDNENTALPPETPSPDYSEGDEVTEDTLATTESGMGFTSDTSPHDNNQSDDMPIIAVMVALSSLLVIIFIIIILYMLRFKKYKQAGSHSNSFRLTNGRSDDTELQSVPLLARSPSTNRKYPPLPVDKLEEEMNRRMADDNKLFREEFNALPVCPIQASCDAASKEENKEKNRYVNILPYDHSRVHLSSLEGVPDSDFINASFINGYQEKNKFIAAQGPKEETVNDYWRMIWEQNTATIVMVTNLKERKECKCAQYWPDQGCWTYGNIRVSVEDTMVLVDYTIRKFCIQQVGDVSGKKPQRLVTQFHFTSWPDFGVPFTPIGMLKFLKKVKNYNPQYAGAIVVHCSAGVGRTGTFIVIDAMLDMMNTERKVDVFGFVTRIRAQRCQMVQTDMQYVFIFQALLEHYLYGDTELEVTSLESHLAKLYAPAPGAGCSGLEAEFKKLTSIKIQNDKMRTGNLPANMKKNRVLQIIPYEFNRVIIPVKRGEENTDYVNASFIDGYRQKDSYMASQGPLQHTIEDFWRMIWEWRSCSIVMLTELEERGQEKCAQYWPSDGLVVYGDIAIEIKREEESESYTVRDLLVTNNRENKARAVRQFHFHGWPEVGIPTDGKGMINIIAAVQKQQQQSGNHPITVHCSAGAGRTGTFCALSTVLERVKAEGILDVFQTVKSLRLQRPHMVQTLEQYEFCYKVVQEYIDAFSDYANFK, encoded by the exons ATGCCAACTTCGCTTCTTCAG GGCAGAATGGGTGTGTGTCCCCTGCTCCTGCTGCTCGGCGTCGCCCTCGGGGCCTCAGCCCAGGATCATGTCCCCATCACAA GTCCTCCAAATATCACTGTCAAACCCACAGACCCTCCTGTCGCACCCTCCCTCAACTTTACCACAGGCCCACccacaacgctcgcccccacagtcATCCCGGTGACGACaataacaaccacaacaacaaccacgaGCCCAGCTGGCGAGGGGGATGCACAACCAGCGGGTCCTGATGGCACCGGGCGGCTGTTACCGGTCCCGGCTCCCTCACCTGAAGCTCCCACCGATGCCCCTCAGGCACCGCCGAGCACCGagcctccccctcctcccacccCAGCGGGGGGAGACAACGAGAACACAGCCCTGCCTCCAGAAACCCCATCTCCAGATTATTCAGAAGGGGATGAAGTCACTGAGGACACGTTGGCCACCACAGAATCTGGGATGGGGTTCACCTCGGACACCAGCCCACACG ACAACAACCAGTCTGACGACATGCCGATCATAGCGGTCATGGTGGCCCTGTCCTCCCTGCTggtcatcatcttcatcatcatcatcctctacATGCTCAG GTTCAAGAAGTACAAGCAGGCGGGAAGCCATTCAAACTCCTTCAGACTGACCAATGGGAGATCAGATGACACAG AACTCCAGAGCGTCCCGCTATTGGCCCGGTCGCCCAGCACAAACAGGAAGTACCCGCCCCTTCCCGTCGACAAGCTCGAGGAAGAAATGAACCGCCGCATGGCCGATGACAACAAGCTCTTCAGGGAGGAGTTTAAC gcGCTGCCAGTCTGCCCCATCCAAGCATCATGTGACGCCGCTTCCAAGGAagagaataaagaaaagaacagaTACGTCAACATCCTGCCAT ACGATCACTCCAGGGTGCATCTCTCATCTCTGGAGGGAGTCCCAGACTCTGACTTCATCAACGCCTCCTTTATTAAC GGTTACCAAGAGAAGAATAAGTTTATTGCAGCTCAAG gacCGAAGGAGGAAACAGTAAATGACTACTGGCGGATGATCTGGGAGCAGAACACAGCCACCATCGTCATGGTGACCAATctgaaggagaggaaagag TGTAAGTGTGCCCAGTACTGGCCGGACCAGGGCTGTTGGACATACGGGAACATCCGCGTGTCTGTGGAAGACACAATGGTTCTGGTGGACTACACCATCCGCAAGTTCTGCATCCAGCAG GTGGGAGATGTGTCTGGGAAGAAGCCTCAGCGGCTCGTCACCCAGTTCCACTTCACCAGCTGGCCGGACTTCGGGGTGCCCTTCACCCCGATCGGCATGCTCAAGTTCCTCAAGAAGGTCAAGAATTATAACCCGCAGTATGCCGGGGCCATCGTGGTCCACTGTAG TGCGGGCGTTGGGAGGACGGGTACCTTCATTGTGATTGATGCCATGTTGGACATGATGAACACTGAGAGGAAGGTGGACGTGTTCGGCTTCGTCACCAGGATCAGAGCCCAGCGCTGTCAGATGGTCCAGACCGAT ATGCAGTACGTGTTCATCTTCCAGGCGTTGTTAGAGCACTACCTGTACGGAGACACGGAGCTGGAGGTGACCTCTCTGGAGTCCCACCTGGCCAAACTCTACGCCCCCGCACCTGGAGCTGGCTGCAGTGGTCTGGAGGCTGAattcaag AAGCTGACATCAATCAAGATCCAGAACGACAAGATGAGAACAGGCAACCTGCCCGCCAACATGAAGAAGAACCGAGTCCTGCAGATCATTCCAT ACGAGTTCAACAGAGTGATCATTCCAGTCAAGCGAGGAGAGGAGAACACCGACTACGTCAATGCCTCTTTCATTGAC GGCTACCGCCAGAAGGACTCCTACATGGCGAGCCAGGGCCCGCTGCAGCACACCATCGAGGACTTCTGGAGGATGATCTGGGAGTGGAGGAGCTGCTCCATAGTCATGCTCACtgagctggaggagagagggcag GAAAAGTGTGCCCAGTACTGGCCCAGTGATGGACTGGTGGTCTACGGGGACATCGCCATTGAGAttaaaagggaggaggagagcgagAGCTACACGGTGCGTGACCTCCTGGTCACCAACAACAGG GAGAACAAGGCTCGAGCCGTGCGTCAGTTCCATTTCCACGGCTGGCCGGAGGTGGGCATCCCCACCGACGGTAAAGGCATGATCAACATAATTGCTGCGGTgcagaaacaacagcagcagtctGGCAACCACCCCATTACTGTGCACTGCAg tgctgGTGCCGGCCGGACGGGGACTTTCTGTGCGTTGAGTACAGTCCTGGAGAGGGTGAAGGCAGAGGGCATCCTGGATGTCTTCCAGACAGTCAAGAGCCTCAGACTGCAGAGACCACACATGGTGCAGACACTG GAGCAGTACGAGTTCTGCTACAAAGTGGTCCAGGAGTATATCGATGCCTTTTCTGACTACGCCAACTTCAAGTAG